acccctaatactgaagttgagtCCGAGTGTTTCCGcatcctcctccgctgctttgtacagaaacgctcctctgcccacttcttcgtgattcctgaccattttaagagaagggtctcttccatttgcgactctaccttgacggcgtgcgatgtacagtcctggaacagaagacttaagatgcatgcttttgtccaTGTACATAACCTTCCgtgtcccaatatcaagggatctgagctcgtttctTCGTCTATGGAAACACTCCAAATGAAttgagtactaccgggacggcaaacatgttcgttgcagatactttgttcctcgtcgacagttcggaagaccaaatctgctggatgagaagtttgtatctgcttcggagagtatcctttattatagatgtcacattctgaatgcgggtTTGTTGCTCGCCAGGATATGTATAGGTCTCTTCggcgcaaaggtatcgtatagcGCCTCTATCcacgagctcagggtctttagggatgctattaagttttcctcgcttcaaataaaccttggcgcatttgttcaACCCaagttccattccaatttccttagtataccattcgacaatccccagagctagatgtagttgctctttgtttttagcatatatcttaagatcgtccttgtaaaatacatgagtgactttgtacCTTGGATCTgctggtttgccgcacaagtacccgtcggaatggctaaatgctagagatagtggcaataatgtaaggcaaaagaggagtggactcatggtgtcgccctgaaagacacctctgaaaggtgaccttgttagttgtcatacgattttttccagataagatagtaaatctggttttccgaagcggcatcaatctctatgcacctaaagatttgcggataaacctttaagctttccaaaagacagatgataagtctatgggaggtcgaatcgaaagctttccgataatcaatccaggccatcgataggtcacgctggtagaatgctgcgtctttgcagacacatctatcgatgagcaggttttcccgacatcccgctacgcctttctttgagcctcgatttcatacatttcttgccacacaggttcaattgcctgaacaattctatcatttaggatagctgcgaatatcttatacagtgtgttcagacaagtgattgacctgtaattcttcaggccagctaagttgcctattttcggcaggagtattgtgcgcccttccaccaaccactctagaatcggctcttccgactttaaataacaggtgaaaatacgggccaaatgctgatgggttgaacgaaactctcttcaaaatacttcaacctcctctggtttgggcgggttgtcgacagtaactgaaggatTTTGGAAGAGtccagatgggtcagagagaaactgttgattttctctgacccacctctccctccgctctagacttctcttagcgtcagatagtatccgtgttCTCTGAACAATACGCTGCCTGATggccagcagctttgacttgttaagtgtgtgataacgggtccggagttcgtgcgcgaactttcgaaccttggcggtaaaattcatgCCAGATGTGGTGTAGTCAAtgacacactgaatgcgggacgcgtactgtcttgcccagcctatctttatggcaagttgatgcatttgtcttttggtcttatgatcaaccgttggtttgttttacggttcgcattggctaaagctctcgctgcattatacacacaataactgatagcccaaaggtcggattcttcggaaaaatgtccacgaagcttgtcattcatttcagccagatctttaggcttgagagaaaccttggtgttgatatttctcggggtcataaagcatcgctcttcctctattgaatgcctgcccgcagttggtcttagtgtcgcctctctttctctgttgcaggcttgttccagctgtggtagagtaggcgttgcGCTTACGTAGCCCCTTTTTCTGAGGaattcggcatggtttcgcagacgttgctgcgaaaagtgcgatagctccgggtgtttctcgcaccacagagcatgcagccgtgctatgtaaccccATGCAGGggacacactcgcatcgtagcactctaccaagtcgtgatttagtcgctccgtctacctaaaggtcccgagattccgccaatccatcacattgaatccattttcattggctcccccagctctagagtggtcggcattgttggccgacccattgtcgggagccctgcacgttctgttgttttgaaccgcacgtactacaactatgtttggtgttgtcattgttgttcccacgagaagctagggaaaggggttcgtccatccttgtagagccccgcatgcaaggataaggctgcgtattctgagaggtcgcccggtatacCAGAggcaccgttctagacacctcacccaggcgccattcagcttttggcacgattttcacacctccgcttgggggttaattccttcgggacccccctggataattgtccgcgactgcctatttatttttgtaaccatattcagcagaaacccctGGTACtgagaccctctatccgcaacccgaggacgcgttcggtggcttcgTCATAGGCCCTTTGATTTGATTCAAAAGGAATGAAAACCGAAccgaatgtgtgtgtgtgtgtatataatgGCGCAAACGCTTTCGCCCTACTCCCCAgcgaaactgcgtgagccagctgttataggaaggctgagaatggggtgactgaaagcgagagtttggtgcatATATGTTTGCGTATGTatagatataaattataatatactgAAAAAATATACGCACTGAAGTATTTCTactaaattgtaaataaattgtattaatgTCGGAGGCCTTATTTAATTGTTACTTAGTTTTTAAAAGAAGATATTTAGATAGAGATTTAGAAACTGAGAAACTtggtactggaaaaattactgaattaaGTTACAATTGAGGGACCAAgtcgataattcgtatattttaatacagtaGTCGTAAGCTGTactatttttctatgaaattttcctattaatAATACGAGGTCTTAGTATTTTCTATAGTAAAATCCTAAATAGGAAACAGTAGTagacataattaaattacataaaaatagtagaagtaataagtacctaaaataacaaaagactaaatttgtaaaagGAATtatattgtctgtaggaatatgaattgcactatgacactttctatatttttaattatggagTAAGACCCATTTGGAAGATccctctcgaatattagtaagtgacttagtaagcggTCTTAGTTTTGGAGCGAGTGCCGCCGAGTGTAAGCGACATCAGCCGACtaacagcaaaaaattatttttaaatctcgatattaggatatttgatgaCGTTtagatatagtgcttagaatttgaaaaatgccatcactgtgaagaattaataaataatttaatggaaatcaatttgagtgctagcatttacttcataatGGCGATAAATCTCTGTATCTCATTATATAATATTCTTGCATTTGTAAAGTAATTCATAAACTATATATAAGCATGTGTGCTGtgcaattataatttatataaatataatagtgcgaaacaGTTTTACATCCCATAATTAGTCTGCATTTATACGTCGTAAAGGATGCGTATGTTGTAACCTTCAACGCGCCGCGGCGCATGTTGGGTTTTTTCGTCTGCTAAATTtattgcaccaatttttactaagtcgcttactaaattagTGCGCCGGTCTCTGTCGACGTTACTCTAGtcctttgaaaaaattgcaatcttctgcagatattaatgcaagaaatttaaaattttcttctaacgaaattagtaagtggctataatacattgcttgctggtttactacagaggtttgtaaatacttcaaaccttttttgaagtaaatgtaatatttttaaattttatttgaatagtaAAATCtattctgatttttagcaaatattgcagcaaacgGTTTCTCCGTGTGTATATGGCCACGTCTTACGACTGTGAGATGGTTggcacacacacacaaacatatatatatgtccaaattttagattttgatttataaaatatttaagctggaACAATCATGGTCGCGGTATAAATGGTCGTGCGTGTGGTGACCGTTGTTCTCCCTTTGCTAACCCCTCCACAGTGCTCTCCTTAAAAACACTGCGTTCGACTCCCGCTCACGTACGCGCGTATGTCAGGGTCAAGGTCAAAGCTTAGACTCATCAATGCGTGATACTTACATAACTGTTCACTAtagaatattttccaataattctgttcttagagtcatcaaaatattgtttgagtTAAAATGACCTTAGGGTGACCCTTATGGTCATCCGGAAGTATGACCCAAGTGCACGTTTCAATGttgaaattttccttctttcgatttcctgtttaaaaaaggggcgttttcacttttttaaaaagttgacctttaaataaCATTGAAGGTTATCCTAAAGGTAAAAACTAAGGTCACCGTCAGGCTTCTTGTTAAAAGATACTAGGGGAATGAACTTAATCTTTGTGAAAAACAGCTCACTTAAGTAGATATAATCTTTGTATTGATTCTTGAAGTATCTAAACTTAGTACATGTACAGCGTACTGTCTTTGTCTTGTCAATATATGTCTTACATGAGAATATTTTACACATTTCTGTTCAATATAATTGCTGGATGTTACATGCGATCGTCCGCGAAGAAAAGAACCTAATACGTCAAAGCTTGATTTTACAGGATGGACGATTGCAGCAGAGTCCGCAAGTCGTCATTTGAGTAGAGGGGATGCGTCTACGAAAAGCACCCCCTCTATTTACCACCAAACGTTTAGGCGCCTTATCTGTTAGCTCCGCTCGCATCGGTCTGCTTCGGCTATATCCAGTAATGGTGATTGGTGGGGCTGGTTTTCGCTGGGCTTTTGTTTCGTCTCCGTGTACGCTTATTATGCCTATGTTTGTAGCGTTACAACTAGAAAGgtatttacctaaaaaaattctgattaatGGAAAGGAAAGTGTAACTTAAATGATAGATTGGcgtaagaatgtaaaaatagattttttcccgcattaggtccctttcttcgtggACGGTCACATGTGAATAATGTTCTATTTTTGCATATCATTTCAGAGGGATAAGTTATATTCTCGTTTTGTCAATCGTGTAAAGAGAAGGTGAGGCAGTGCAACAGAATAAATAAGTTAACTAACATCGTGTATTCATCAACGGTCTTTAATCTTGTTCCATCATTGAAAAAATGTCCCCTCCTGAATCCAAACGATATGTTCTACTTAGGTATGTAGTAATGCGGATCCAAAATCTTAAAATCAATAGAAGCAATTTCTTCACGTCTACTCTATACTAATGAAGGAAGAAAATCACGAAAACGGCATATATATTAAAAGAAAgcttttttgtattaaacatcACTTAATTTAGCACTCATCAAGATTTAAAAGTAAGCTTCAAGAATACTGCCCATGGAAGGTAAAAATCTTGTTTGTCATCTTGTCTGATTGTCGTTACATAACGATGCGGtggttcagttttaaaatttggaaaaaaatcaaagcAATGCTTTCGTATTTTGTTTACGCAGTACTCTCGACTATAACTACTATCTGCGAGAAAATGATAGACATCTGCTTTTGACGCTCCAcaactcattaaaaaaatggtaacacaattagaaaatagtcttatgaaagctgaaagtattctacgcaaatgagcttgaagacgtttatgtaaaaaagtgttgtgctttgcagactgtaaacatatgaattttgaagacaaaagttagtttaaaattaaatagttctattttgtatcaaattgttaggtcacatttttagtttaaaaattgcttgTGAATAATGTGATCTGGAAACGTGgtcaattagttttttaaaaaaaggctaaTCTACTCCGGGTAAAGGGAATACAGGCTTGGAGGTATTTTGGAGTATGCTTTATTAACAAGGTTAAATTGGACAGAGCTTCCGCATCAAGCGCGTATAAGTGAAGGCTCCCGAGCCAGGAGGCCAGTCGGGTTTTATGCAAGGTGGTGAGTCATCGGTGATACTGATAAGAGCCCCATTCACAGTTCCACCCTCCAGGATCAGATAACGTCCTCGTTGTCTTTAAATAGGGGTGTAGAAGAAGTGCGGTATACAACATGGGTTGCTGTTGGGGCGGATGGTGAATGGATAATGGTGGTTGGTCCTCGGTTGCGGTAGATAACTTTCCCACATGGTGTGGAAGAGAGTAGGATACGGAGCAGTCGTCCTATACCACATTTCCATTGAATTCCGATTATGAGGATCGCCAGGCTAGTATATCCTAGTCGTTCCAACCAGGTTGTACCCATGGTCCACCAGGAGTGGTTCCGTCGTGTAGCCAGGAATGCTTCNNNNNNNNNNNNNNNNNNNNNNNNNNNNNNNNNNNNNNNNNNNNNNNNNNNNNNNNNNNNNNNNNNNNNNNNNNNNNNNNNNNNNNNNNNNNNNNNNNNNCTGTATCGTGCTATTAATTTTCCCGTTCTGTCAATCATTGTATTGATTATCTTTTGCATCTTGCAACCGGAATGTTTGTTGCAGATGTGTTTTATCTCCCTTGTGTAGTTCGTTAGTTGTTGTATATCTTCTTTGATTTCTGTTAGATTTATAAAATAGATGGTGTCCCATGTTTCGTGATATATTCTTGCAGTGAAAACTTCTTCCTTGATTATTGGGTCATCCAATATCCTTATGTCGTAGACTCCGTCGGCCAGGTGGATCTGTAAGAGATTTTCTATTCAGAGGCTTGATATTTCTTTACCTGATTATAATGTCTCAACTGTTCTTGCCCTCTCCTAAAAGTCGTTATTGTTTTTGTGTCTCTGTTTACATTTCTAATTGCTAAAGGTTCGGACCACGAAGCTTTACCCTTCACGTTCACTTGTATAAGTACCAAATCCCTATTTGGTAATCTTCTTCTTTGCctgttcttttttcttcttttggttCACTTCTTTTGCTTGGGCAATTTTCTCTCGTGCGTCCTGTAATTGTGATAAATTTCTTTCCTTTCTGCGTTCGTTGATTTCTTCTTGCGTCTCTGTTGTCCGTTTTGAGATTGTGTATAGTAATTCTTCTGGCGTGTAAGTTGTTGTGGTATGAGGACTTTGATTATAGTTCTTGACAGCCCTGAGGATCCTGACTACTGGATCTTCGTGGTCTAAAGCATCTGCTAAACCTTTGAGAGTTTTGATTACTCTTTCGGCGATGCCGTTGCTTTCAGGATGGTATGCTGATATCTTTATTTGTTGTATCCCAGTTGATtgatcaattcttttaattttttacttttgaaggtTTGTTCGTTATCAGTTATGATCTTTTCTGGTGTGGGATTGGCGTGGAGAAATTGGTGCATATCATTGTAGACTTCTTCCGTCTTTAATGGTGTTACCCATATGTACCTAGTCAGGCTATCTTCTAATAATAAGAAGCTTTTACCGTCATATGTCAGTTTGTCGATGTTCACAATCTCAAATGGAAATTTAGCTGTTTCCATTATCACTGCGTCAGCTCGCGTATCCTTCTTCCGTTATGCTTGTTGGCACAGATTGGGCAATTCTCTATGTAACTTTGGACTTGCCGATTCATTTCAGGCCAATAGTGTTTTTGTTGTATTTGTCGTACGGTCTTGTCCAGTGCCCAATGTCCATTCTCGTGTACTCTTGCGATTATGTTCTGCTGCATTTGTGGTTTTCTGATGATTCTTGGGTACATCGCCTTGATTCTATAATGTTGTTCTAGGTCTAATAGTCTTAGAGTCCGGTATATGAAGGATGCTGCTAGGTTATAATCTTCTTCTATAGTCCAGTGGGTGATCTCAATAGTCTGTTTTGGAAGGTCTCATCGTTTTGTATTAGTGTGATTGTGTCGGTTCCGCACATTGCTTTAATCTGTCTATATCGTCCGTGATGTAGTCATGGTTTTTTCCGATCCTTTTTTGAACCTCCTCGTCTGACATCTCGGATAGTATGACACGGGAGTTTTTTAACGTTAGTAAGGCTGTTTCGCATACGGCGTCCTTCTTCTCGTTAGAGGTTGAGGGGTAGTCGTGTTTGGTTGCGTTCAGACACTCTAAGTCTTGGATGATTTCCTCGAGTAATTCTGGTGCTACTTCGTTGTTCTGAATTATTTCCTCGATGTCCATACTTGTTTCCACAAGTGGCCTTATTTTGTTCTCCGCTGCTACTTTGGAGGTTTCATAAATTTCGTATCGTTTCTGCGTAGCGTCTACTGTTTTCAGGAGTTCTTGTATGGCCTCGTGGTCCGGGTGATCGATTCTTATGTGTACGTCTTCCTTCTTCTTTACCGGGAACGCTCGGCTGAGTGCATCGGCGTTTGTGTTGTGTTTCCCTGGCTTATAGATGACTTCCGGGTGGTAATCCGTCAATTTTTGCGTAAGGCGAAACAGACGTGAGTACATATTGTCGTGTCTGGCGTTTAAAAGTCCTTTAATCGGCTGGTGTTCGGTGTAAACTTTGAACGCTTCTCCATACAGGAGGTGTTTATACTGTTTTATGCCCCAGACAATTGCCAACGTTTCCTTTTCGGTGGTCGAATAGTTCCGTTTGGCGGGATTTAGGCTTCTACTAGCAAAGCTTACCGGGTGTTCCTTGCTCTCATCGTCAAGCTGGCTGAGTACAACTCCTAATCCTTCATTTGATGCATCTGTGCATAAGATGAAGGGCTTTTTTAAATCTAGATGTTTTAAAATTGGGTAAGAGGTAAGCAAGTTCTTTAGTTTGTTAAAGGCTTCTTCACATGCTTGGGTCCAAATGAAATCGACGTTTTTTCCTTTCAGGTGATTTAATGGATGTGctatctttgc
This Belonocnema kinseyi isolate 2016_QV_RU_SX_M_011 chromosome 3, B_treatae_v1, whole genome shotgun sequence DNA region includes the following protein-coding sequences:
- the LOC117169738 gene encoding uncharacterized protein LOC117169738; the encoded protein is METAKFPFEIVNIDKLTYDGKSFLLLEDSLTRYIWVTPLKTEEVYNDMHQFLHANPTPEKIITDNEQTFKTYHPESNGIAERVIKTLKGLADALDHEDPVVRILRAVKNYNQSPHTTTTYTPEELLYTISKRTTETQEEINERRKERNLSQLQDAREKIAQAKEVNQKKKKEQAKKKITK